The following coding sequences lie in one Arabidopsis thaliana chromosome 3, partial sequence genomic window:
- a CDS encoding Defensin-like (DEFL) family protein (Defensin-like (DEFL) family protein; Has 35333 Blast hits to 34131 proteins in 2444 species: Archae - 798; Bacteria - 22429; Metazoa - 974; Fungi - 991; Plants - 531; Viruses - 0; Other Eukaryotes - 9610 (source: NCBI BLink).): protein MYLSSRTGSRLLFLVKASFNTFEKVATISSTLIYFVSHKLVSSRSCSHNFRNICGYIRHNCRKCIRFCFCTFSIKISLPLVIARRIEY, encoded by the exons ATGTACTTATCTTCTAGAACTGGTAGTCGATTACTGTTCCTTGTGAAAGCATCATTTAATACTTTTGA GAAAGTTGCAACCATTTCTTCAACACTAATATATTTCGTATCGCATAAACTTGTCAGCTCCCGGAGTTGTTCACATAACTTCAGAAATATTTGTGGATATATTCGACACAACTGTCGAAAATGCATAAGGTTTTGCTTTTGCACATTTTCTATAAAGATTTCTCTGCCTCTTGTGATCGCACGACGAATAGAATATTAA